Proteins from a genomic interval of Sulfurimonas sp. HSL3-2:
- a CDS encoding DUF1294 domain-containing protein has translation MLNICFTLTYFEVYLITVNIFAFMLYGYDKIKALSNNRNVRRVPEFRLLLSSLLGGSVGSLIAMFLFRHKIKKTSFLIKFVSVVILQLAVIVVYIKNPYSFL, from the coding sequence TTGCTAAACATCTGTTTTACTCTGACATACTTTGAGGTATACCTCATCACAGTAAATATCTTTGCTTTTATGCTCTACGGTTACGATAAGATCAAAGCACTGAGCAACAACAGGAATGTCCGAAGAGTTCCAGAGTTCAGACTTTTATTATCGTCACTGCTGGGCGGCTCTGTCGGTTCATTGATCGCAATGTTTCTCTTTCGTCATAAGATAAAAAAGACGTCGTTTCTCATAAAATTCGTTTCTGTGGTCATCCTGCAGCTTGCAGTCATAGTTGTTTATATTAAAAATCCATACAGTTTTTTGTAA
- a CDS encoding cupin domain-containing protein: MIKKAVTEIASVEQKAGKGVSMKMLLSPDEAENFAMRQFTIKVGGHMPFHTNSVEHEQFVLKGKAKVTVGDEVFEAVKGDILYIPANVPHMYETIGDEDYEFLCLVPKKEDVISMVSC; encoded by the coding sequence ATGATAAAAAAAGCAGTTACAGAGATAGCATCGGTCGAACAAAAAGCGGGAAAAGGTGTCTCTATGAAGATGCTTCTCTCACCCGATGAAGCTGAGAACTTTGCTATGAGACAGTTCACAATTAAAGTCGGTGGCCATATGCCCTTTCACACAAACAGCGTAGAACATGAACAGTTCGTGCTAAAAGGCAAAGCGAAAGTGACTGTTGGTGACGAGGTGTTTGAAGCAGTAAAAGGCGATATCTTGTATATCCCCGCAAATGTACCTCATATGTATGAGACGATCGGTGACGAGGACTACGAGTTTTTGTGTCTGGTACCTAAAAAAGAGGATGTCATCAGCATGGTCTCATGCTAG
- a CDS encoding sensor histidine kinase: MKLFIICSFIISNLLAHVIQINDRFTSIDSSKSQITIEDRNASLKKEDIFQLDSNYKKSTASYTKSVFWTKVDLINTTDKDIALVLRNPRAGMDKIDVFVYKDNRLMSSYLLGDLREQKHRVLLSIHSAFYVTLPPHVPITIISKMENLGPLSLNWEIFNTSVYSYDNSIELLLYGLFGGVIFALLIYSITMFFTIKDLSLVFYTLHSFSSIWFIYAISGIFYMLDIGLNLYFLNVSTWSAAYLLIAMQGFFVIYFFKLNKDKNIFYTLLLFLSFLNTAISIVMLYQMFDHSWIEDNLYFNAGIYLEILLVFIFSLYAVYKKKSGSICFFVGTSIYLVSIIYTAVLMMSDEGMSYISSYVMMSDDGMSYLSSYALLFGLFFDSIFMFLALLRRIKIIKENNEARELIMMEEARFTSIGKNLGNVVHQWKGPISQIASYMTYFEAVLARENKELLYKEVKENLPSIKDNIEYMNGVVSEVYQFYSQNSKVSVFDIKEQIELVTRILKDRLILSNIRVDIDCDITIKITNYKQSFANILMIFFDNSIYELETKKIKDPYIRIKIFVDDDHVNIFFSDNAGGIEAKDIHHIFDHSYSLKGQEGSGIGLYLAKMLVVEKMGGRLSVSNSEDGAIFKVELPTMIK; encoded by the coding sequence ATGAAACTTTTTATTATATGTTCGTTCATTATCTCAAATCTGCTTGCTCATGTCATACAGATCAATGATCGGTTTACATCTATCGATTCATCAAAATCGCAAATAACAATAGAAGACAGGAACGCTTCATTAAAAAAAGAAGATATCTTTCAACTGGATTCTAACTACAAAAAATCTACAGCTTCATATACAAAAAGTGTATTTTGGACAAAAGTGGACTTAATAAACACAACCGACAAAGACATCGCTTTGGTACTGAGAAACCCACGGGCAGGGATGGATAAGATAGATGTGTTTGTATATAAAGACAATAGACTTATGAGCTCATACCTGCTTGGAGACTTGAGAGAACAAAAGCATAGAGTGCTGTTATCGATACACAGTGCGTTTTATGTCACTTTACCGCCCCATGTACCCATTACGATAATCTCCAAAATGGAAAATCTAGGTCCCTTGAGTCTGAATTGGGAAATATTCAACACAAGTGTATATTCATATGACAACAGCATAGAACTATTGTTATACGGATTGTTCGGAGGAGTGATTTTTGCACTTTTGATATACAGTATTACGATGTTCTTTACGATCAAAGATCTGTCATTAGTCTTTTATACACTGCATTCATTCTCTTCTATCTGGTTTATCTATGCGATATCGGGTATCTTTTATATGTTGGACATCGGTTTAAATCTATACTTTTTGAATGTGAGTACTTGGAGTGCCGCTTATCTGTTAATAGCTATGCAGGGTTTTTTTGTAATCTATTTTTTTAAACTCAATAAGGATAAAAATATATTTTACACACTGCTCTTATTTTTGTCTTTTTTGAACACTGCTATCTCTATTGTAATGCTGTACCAAATGTTTGATCATAGTTGGATAGAAGATAACCTCTATTTTAATGCAGGGATATATTTAGAGATATTGTTAGTCTTTATCTTTTCTTTATATGCAGTTTATAAAAAAAAGAGTGGTTCAATCTGTTTCTTTGTAGGTACGAGCATCTACTTGGTCTCGATTATTTACACGGCAGTTTTGATGATGAGTGATGAGGGTATGTCGTATATATCCTCTTATGTGATGATGAGTGACGACGGTATGTCATATCTATCCTCTTATGCTTTGCTTTTCGGGCTTTTTTTCGACTCCATATTTATGTTCCTGGCTTTACTTAGAAGAATTAAGATCATAAAAGAAAATAATGAAGCAAGAGAGCTCATAATGATGGAGGAAGCAAGATTCACCTCTATCGGAAAAAACTTAGGAAATGTCGTACACCAATGGAAAGGTCCTATCTCTCAAATAGCTTCATATATGACCTATTTTGAAGCTGTACTGGCAAGAGAAAACAAAGAGTTGCTGTACAAGGAAGTAAAGGAGAATCTTCCGAGCATTAAAGACAATATCGAATACATGAACGGTGTGGTCTCTGAAGTCTATCAGTTCTATTCGCAAAACTCTAAAGTATCCGTATTTGATATCAAAGAACAGATAGAACTAGTGACAAGAATCTTAAAAGACAGGCTGATACTTTCCAATATACGTGTAGATATAGATTGTGACATCACTATAAAGATCACTAACTATAAACAATCATTTGCAAATATTCTTATGATATTTTTTGACAACAGTATATATGAACTGGAGACAAAAAAGATCAAAGACCCGTACATAAGGATTAAAATTTTTGTAGATGACGATCATGTAAATATCTTTTTCAGTGACAACGCGGGCGGAATAGAAGCAAAAGATATACATCATATCTTTGATCATTCATATTCATTAAAAGGCCAAGAAGGCTCTGGAATAGGTCTCTATTTGGCAAAAATGCTTGTAGTTGAGAAGATGGGCGGAAGACTCTCAGTCTCAAACAGTGAGGATGGAGCCATTTTTAAAGTAGAACTTCCGACAATGATAAAGTAA
- a CDS encoding TetR/AcrR family transcriptional regulator, with translation MKKKLSPTKEKIKKATVYLCNEGDSLSVTTNHIAKELGISPGNLYYHYKNKEEIIRDIYQDMSTTFESFNSFEQILSSVNPLKEMHSMFDRYGELFWEYRFLMRDSALLMAIDPELKAMFAANQAKRILQIESLLKFLIHEEILENIPKEQIAKRAKLHWFISAYWQVFTSTYDVISKESINEAKEMLFELQIYPFLSQKGKRLLSE, from the coding sequence ATGAAAAAGAAGCTCTCACCTACAAAAGAAAAGATCAAAAAAGCCACTGTTTACCTGTGTAACGAGGGTGATTCATTGTCTGTGACAACGAACCATATTGCCAAAGAGCTCGGTATCTCTCCTGGCAATCTTTACTATCATTATAAAAACAAAGAGGAGATAATCAGAGATATTTATCAGGATATGTCCACAACATTTGAGTCGTTTAACAGTTTCGAGCAGATACTTAGCAGCGTAAATCCGTTAAAAGAGATGCACAGCATGTTTGACAGATACGGCGAACTGTTCTGGGAGTATAGATTTTTGATGCGGGATTCTGCTTTGCTTATGGCGATCGATCCTGAACTAAAAGCGATGTTCGCGGCAAATCAGGCAAAAAGAATACTCCAGATAGAATCATTGCTGAAGTTTTTGATCCATGAGGAGATACTTGAGAACATCCCAAAAGAGCAGATAGCAAAAAGAGCAAAACTGCACTGGTTCATATCTGCTTACTGGCAGGTGTTTACTTCGACTTATGATGTGATATCAAAAGAGTCTATTAACGAAGCTAAAGAGATGCTGTTCGAGCTGCAGATATATCCGTTTTTATCCCAAAAAGGTAAAAGACTTTTAAGTGAATAA
- a CDS encoding glutaminase gives MDINKILSEIEEEIKPFLQQGKVADYIPALAHVDPDQFAMSVTLFDGTTYSIGCSDTKFSIQSISKVFTFTKSLNIYSKDLYKRVGKEPSGNPFNSLVQLEYEKGIPRNPFINAGAIVITDTLLSHYKTTNDTFEKILDFIKNVAHNDDITYDEEVYLSEYNHGYRNLALANLMKSFGNLENEVEDVVRSYFKHCSITMSTQELSRAMLFLANHGTDPISGEKFITDNQAKRVNAVMLTCGHYDASGEFAFHVGLPGKSGVGGGIVAVVPKLMSIAVFSPRLNSWGNSLAGTQALELFSQKSGLSVF, from the coding sequence ATAGATATCAACAAAATACTGAGTGAGATAGAAGAGGAGATAAAGCCGTTTCTGCAGCAGGGCAAGGTAGCAGACTACATCCCTGCTCTTGCTCATGTAGACCCGGACCAGTTCGCGATGAGCGTGACTTTGTTTGACGGTACGACATACAGCATCGGCTGTTCTGATACGAAGTTCTCTATCCAAAGCATCTCAAAAGTATTTACCTTTACAAAATCACTGAACATCTACAGTAAAGACCTCTATAAACGTGTAGGAAAAGAACCCTCGGGAAATCCTTTTAACTCTTTGGTGCAGTTAGAGTATGAAAAAGGGATCCCTCGTAACCCTTTTATAAATGCAGGGGCTATCGTAATCACCGACACCCTGCTCTCGCACTACAAAACGACAAACGATACGTTTGAGAAGATTCTTGATTTCATAAAAAACGTCGCGCATAACGATGATATCACCTATGATGAAGAGGTCTATCTTTCAGAATACAACCATGGCTATAGAAACTTAGCTCTTGCCAACTTGATGAAGAGTTTCGGCAATCTTGAAAATGAAGTCGAAGATGTAGTAAGAAGCTACTTTAAACACTGTTCTATCACGATGAGTACACAGGAACTCTCACGTGCGATGCTCTTTTTGGCAAACCACGGGACAGACCCTATCTCCGGCGAGAAGTTCATTACCGATAATCAGGCAAAACGTGTCAATGCAGTGATGCTGACATGCGGACATTACGATGCTTCAGGGGAGTTTGCTTTTCACGTCGGACTTCCGGGAAAAAGCGGTGTGGGAGGCGGGATCGTCGCCGTCGTCCCTAAGCTTATGAGCATAGCCGTCTTCTCGCCGAGGCTTAACAGCTGGGGGAACTCACTTGCAGGAACGCAGGCGCTTGAACTCTTTTCTCAAAAGAGCGGGTTATCGGTCTTCTAG
- a CDS encoding TraR/DksA C4-type zinc finger protein, translating into MTTSQKEQIKENIVEHIASLEKEIAELQEKIRPISPDCSLGDLTRFEMMHEQDVFHKALHNSQIRLGRLRHILSTIDENDEYGSCAECGEDILFERLLLLPESTHCRDCASNK; encoded by the coding sequence ATGACTACTTCACAAAAAGAGCAGATCAAAGAGAATATTGTCGAGCATATCGCGTCTCTTGAAAAAGAGATAGCGGAACTTCAGGAGAAGATAAGACCGATCTCTCCGGATTGCTCTTTGGGTGACCTGACACGCTTTGAGATGATGCACGAACAGGATGTGTTTCACAAAGCTCTGCATAATTCACAGATACGGCTGGGTAGATTAAGACATATACTCAGTACTATAGATGAAAATGATGAGTATGGCAGTTGTGCAGAATGTGGCGAGGATATACTTTTTGAAAGACTTCTGCTTCTTCCAGAATCTACTCACTGCAGGGACTGCGCTTCAAACAAGTGA